One Rubinisphaera margarita DNA window includes the following coding sequences:
- a CDS encoding divalent metal cation transporter: MNEPAADSPAQTTERAYLEQLQKKPFLTRMGGYVSLSGPGWLQSAITLGGGSLSGSLYLGVLAGFGLMWLQPLAMIMGIIMLSAIAYVCLSTGERPFHAINKHVNPVLGWGWAIASMMANFVWCMPQFALGTAAIQQNLMPGVFGEGAMDPFISKVIIVAILFVCTGIVIWFYDSGGRGIQIFEMVLKVMVGLVVLCFFGVVFKMTISGDGLNWGEIFAGFIPDFSLLSRPSDEFAALLTASGDHAQFWSDFIVKNQQQVMITAAATAVGINMTFLLPYSMLRKGWNQAYRELAIFDLAFGLFIPFMLATSCVVIAAASQFHATPAPGFLGEVDASGQPIVPAKNLVGSYNGLVESRLKNELGEEKYGELAADPEALADAKENLPEADKTLAAMLVTRDAFNLADSLKALTGPIFSQYIFGVGVLGMAVSTIVILMLINGFVFCEIFNLPHTGTYHRIGCFLAGVSGAMGPFIWQGDAKLWLAVPTSMFGMVLLPIAYITFYLMFNSRSLMGKYRPQGIKLVVWNILMGLAVALAAFGSFWSIKSSPYPTFGFSVLGAFVALAVIVQIFRKPEPPTPDDRDALETVAQP; this comes from the coding sequence ATGAACGAACCGGCAGCCGATTCTCCCGCCCAGACCACTGAAAGGGCCTACCTGGAACAGTTGCAGAAAAAGCCCTTTCTCACGCGAATGGGAGGCTATGTCTCCCTTTCCGGACCGGGCTGGCTGCAGAGTGCGATCACGCTCGGGGGCGGGTCGTTATCCGGAAGTCTGTACCTCGGCGTTCTGGCCGGCTTCGGTCTGATGTGGCTGCAGCCGCTCGCGATGATCATGGGCATCATCATGCTCAGTGCCATCGCCTACGTTTGCCTGTCCACTGGCGAGCGTCCTTTTCATGCGATCAACAAGCATGTGAACCCGGTCCTCGGCTGGGGCTGGGCGATCGCTTCTATGATGGCCAACTTCGTCTGGTGTATGCCGCAGTTTGCTCTGGGCACCGCGGCGATTCAGCAGAACCTGATGCCCGGCGTCTTCGGCGAAGGGGCGATGGATCCCTTTATCAGTAAGGTGATCATCGTCGCGATTCTGTTTGTCTGCACCGGCATCGTGATCTGGTTCTACGATTCGGGCGGACGCGGGATTCAGATCTTTGAAATGGTGCTGAAGGTCATGGTCGGCCTTGTCGTCCTCTGCTTCTTTGGCGTCGTGTTCAAGATGACGATCAGCGGGGATGGCCTCAACTGGGGCGAAATCTTTGCCGGATTCATACCTGACTTCTCCTTATTATCCCGGCCGTCAGACGAGTTCGCGGCCCTGTTGACCGCGTCCGGCGACCACGCACAGTTCTGGTCGGACTTCATCGTCAAGAATCAGCAACAGGTCATGATCACCGCGGCCGCGACCGCCGTCGGCATCAACATGACCTTCCTTCTGCCATACTCGATGCTTCGCAAAGGCTGGAATCAGGCGTATCGCGAACTCGCCATCTTTGACTTGGCTTTCGGTCTGTTCATCCCGTTCATGCTCGCCACGAGCTGCGTGGTGATCGCTGCCGCCTCTCAGTTCCACGCCACACCGGCTCCCGGCTTCCTCGGCGAAGTCGATGCCAGCGGGCAGCCGATAGTGCCGGCCAAGAACCTGGTCGGCAGCTACAACGGACTGGTCGAAAGTCGTCTGAAGAACGAACTCGGCGAAGAGAAATACGGCGAACTGGCTGCCGATCCGGAGGCACTCGCCGATGCCAAAGAGAATCTCCCGGAAGCCGACAAGACTCTGGCCGCGATGCTCGTCACGCGAGATGCGTTCAATCTGGCCGACTCCCTGAAAGCGCTCACCGGGCCGATCTTCTCGCAGTACATCTTCGGTGTGGGCGTGCTCGGCATGGCGGTTTCGACGATCGTGATTCTGATGCTGATCAACGGCTTCGTCTTCTGCGAAATCTTCAACCTGCCGCACACCGGAACGTATCACCGTATCGGCTGCTTCCTGGCTGGAGTTTCCGGAGCGATGGGGCCGTTCATCTGGCAGGGCGATGCCAAGCTCTGGCTGGCCGTGCCGACCTCGATGTTCGGGATGGTGCTGCTGCCGATCGCCTACATCACGTTCTATCTGATGTTCAACTCCAGGAGCCTGATGGGTAAATACCGCCCGCAGGGAATCAAACTGGTTGTCTGGAATATTCTGATGGGACTGGCCGTCGCCCTGGCTGCATTCGGAAGTTTCTGGAGTATCAAGTCGAGCCCGTATCCGACGTTCGGCTTCTCGGTCCTGGGGGCCTTTGTGGCTCTGGCCGTGATTGTCCAGATCTTCCGCAAGCCGGAACCGCCGACGCCGGATGATCGGGACGCCCTCGAAACTGTGGCGCAGCCGTAA
- a CDS encoding DUF423 domain-containing protein has product MNRWSVVGAVFAGLAVITGAFAAHGLGDRFEKLYGSMPDKVVAGAPIPAAHKYLGDFKTAADYQFWHALALLFLGLTGRRCRLLTAAGVCFVLGIVLFSGSLYLLTLLAMPKLGMITPLGGLAFIIGWVLLALGLRGRAKPADSVRNS; this is encoded by the coding sequence ATGAACCGCTGGAGTGTTGTCGGAGCCGTCTTCGCCGGTCTGGCGGTCATCACCGGAGCCTTCGCCGCTCATGGGCTGGGAGATCGTTTCGAGAAACTGTATGGGAGCATGCCGGACAAAGTGGTCGCCGGCGCTCCCATCCCGGCTGCTCACAAGTATCTGGGCGACTTCAAAACGGCAGCCGACTATCAGTTCTGGCATGCCCTGGCACTGCTGTTTCTCGGGCTGACGGGCCGCCGCTGTCGACTGCTGACCGCGGCCGGCGTCTGCTTTGTTCTTGGAATCGTCCTCTTCTCCGGCAGTCTGTATCTGCTGACGCTGCTCGCGATGCCGAAGCTCGGAATGATCACGCCCCTCGGCGGGCTGGCCTTCATCATCGGCTGGGTGCTGCTCGCTCTGGGCCTGAGAGGCAGAGCAAAACCGGCGGATTCCGTTCGGAATTCGTGA
- a CDS encoding RHS repeat-associated core domain-containing protein: MTTYTYDANGNQTRVETPDSSITTTTWTYENQRSVVTQPDGAATTFTYSLVNRSGDEYCVQKQTPSETKLLIWDNNNVLQEYAPGGATQVQYVSQPRQYGLLLHDFSTGGTRYYHFDGFHSTSAITDESETIVSGFAYNGWGEVLNLPGGTTTPFLWIGELGYQYDPELVDYYIRRRAYDPRIARWLSMDPLGVAGGVNLYVYVENNPLAGVDPSGLQPPRRNPRGGGAFGPGGFGFGPGRPRPNGGQNGDIVGDAIPPTTLADENLINDPPYIGDAGELTCGVELKFTTAFWEPDRHALIVITAPDGSKIEVRGGPMHGSSSGPTSRQEIGNPYDCDEDRDGPWGPVIGYVGPHGFLGRDREGKEIYSNDGRPGQVYNSVVPIKARGGRSICELANCIMRVAKALGNSCQDYNIGTGKMRNSNTFISSILSTCGVGDPKPKDVVAPGWGEPWYRM, translated from the coding sequence GTGACGACGTATACCTACGACGCCAACGGCAACCAGACGCGGGTGGAAACGCCGGACAGCAGTATCACGACAACCACCTGGACCTACGAGAATCAGCGGAGCGTGGTAACGCAGCCGGATGGAGCGGCCACGACCTTTACGTACTCGCTGGTGAACCGGTCCGGGGACGAGTACTGCGTGCAGAAGCAGACGCCGAGTGAGACAAAGCTTCTGATCTGGGACAATAACAACGTGCTGCAGGAATACGCTCCCGGCGGAGCGACGCAGGTGCAGTACGTGAGCCAGCCGCGACAGTATGGGCTGCTGCTGCACGACTTCTCGACGGGTGGCACGCGGTACTACCACTTCGACGGCTTCCACTCGACATCGGCGATCACGGATGAGTCCGAGACGATCGTGAGCGGCTTTGCGTACAATGGGTGGGGCGAGGTACTGAACCTGCCGGGCGGCACGACGACGCCCTTCCTGTGGATCGGCGAGCTGGGCTACCAATACGACCCGGAGCTGGTGGATTACTACATCCGACGGCGGGCCTACGATCCGCGGATCGCGCGATGGCTGTCGATGGACCCGCTGGGAGTGGCGGGTGGTGTGAACCTGTATGTGTATGTCGAGAATAACCCGCTTGCGGGGGTCGATCCAAGTGGATTGCAACCACCTCGCAGAAACCCTCGCGGCGGAGGAGCATTTGGTCCCGGCGGCTTCGGTTTCGGACCCGGCAGGCCACGACCTAACGGAGGCCAAAATGGTGATATTGTAGGGGATGCAATTCCACCAACTACACTAGCGGATGAGAATCTCATAAACGATCCTCCATATATCGGGGATGCTGGAGAGTTGACTTGTGGTGTTGAGCTTAAGTTTACTACAGCATTTTGGGAGCCAGATCGACACGCATTAATCGTAATTACTGCCCCAGATGGATCGAAAATAGAAGTACGTGGCGGGCCGATGCATGGTTCGTCGTCTGGGCCAACATCACGACAAGAAATAGGCAATCCGTACGATTGCGACGAAGACCGCGACGGCCCATGGGGCCCCGTGATCGGGTATGTTGGACCTCACGGATTTTTAGGACGAGATCGCGAGGGTAAGGAAATTTACTCAAATGATGGACGTCCTGGCCAAGTATACAATAGTGTTGTTCCCATAAAGGCAAGAGGCGGTAGGTCGATTTGTGAACTTGCAAACTGTATTATGCGGGTCGCCAAGGCGCTTGGTAATTCTTGTCAAGATTACAATATTGGCACAGGGAAGATGAGAAACAGTAATACCTTTATATCGAGCATATTGTCCACTTGTGGTGTGGGAGATCCAAAGCCAAAGGATGTGGTTGCGCCGGGATGGGGTGAGCCATGGTACAGAATGTAG